A single region of the Streptomyces sp. NBC_00425 genome encodes:
- a CDS encoding L,D-transpeptidase family protein, whose amino-acid sequence MRHGEVRRTGTVSALCALLLAALAACGDPSVGHPTGGAGGDGSGGGGDVPPKVVAAPRIPGVGSRLRGRIPTGARQVVAVYGDGRDSADSTVVLYAEHGPNWVRVRSWPGHNGKKGWTLRHRAGDNRSPVGVFTLTDAGGVLADPGSRLPYTRSAAFAAPRWWARSHWHDFDYVIAIDYNRVKGAPPDDPTRPEGEEKGGGIWLHMDHGSGTSACVSLSRAAMEYLLRTLDPDRRPVVVMGDRAALRA is encoded by the coding sequence ATGCGACATGGCGAAGTGCGACGTACGGGAACCGTCTCGGCGCTCTGCGCTCTCCTGCTCGCGGCGCTGGCCGCGTGCGGCGATCCGAGCGTCGGCCACCCGACCGGTGGGGCCGGGGGCGACGGGAGCGGCGGCGGTGGCGACGTCCCGCCGAAGGTGGTCGCGGCACCCCGGATCCCAGGCGTCGGGAGCCGGTTGCGGGGGCGGATTCCCACGGGTGCGCGTCAGGTCGTGGCGGTCTACGGCGACGGGAGGGACTCCGCCGACTCCACCGTCGTCCTCTATGCCGAGCATGGCCCGAACTGGGTGCGCGTCCGAAGCTGGCCGGGGCACAACGGCAAGAAGGGGTGGACCCTCAGGCACCGGGCCGGCGACAACCGCAGCCCGGTCGGCGTGTTCACCCTCACCGACGCGGGCGGCGTCCTGGCCGACCCGGGGAGCAGGCTCCCGTACACGCGGTCCGCCGCTTTCGCCGCGCCGCGCTGGTGGGCGCGTTCGCACTGGCACGACTTCGACTACGTCATCGCCATCGACTACAACCGTGTCAAGGGCGCCCCGCCGGACGATCCGACGCGGCCCGAGGGTGAGGAGAAGGGCGGCGGCATCTGGCTGCACATGGACCACGGAAGCGGGACGTCGGCCTGCGTCAGCCTGTCCAGGGCCGCCATGGAGTACCTGTTGCGCACACTCGACCCGGACCGGCGTCCCGTGGTGGTCATGGGTGACAGGGCCGCGTTGAGGGCGTAG
- a CDS encoding NAD(P)-binding domain-containing protein gives MNDVREVEVVVIGAGQAGLAGAYHLRRSGFEPERDFVVLDHAPAPGGAWQFRWPSLTYGKVHGMHALPGMELTGADPSRPSSEVVAEYFDAYERAFDLRVRRPVDVKAVREGVDGRLLVETSDGTWSTRALINATGTWDRPFWPRYPGQETFRGRQLHTARYPGPEAFAGQRVVVVGGGASGTQHLLEIAPYADATTWVTRRPPVFREGPFDEGAGRAAVALVEERVRQGLPPKSVVSVTGLPLNDAIRQGLADGVLDRLPMFDRITPDGVAWDDGRQVAADVILWATGFRAAVDHLAPLRLREPGGGIRVEGTRAVADPRVHLVGYGPSASTIGANRAGRAAVRDIRRLLAQEPVAA, from the coding sequence GTGAACGATGTGCGTGAGGTCGAGGTGGTCGTCATCGGGGCGGGTCAGGCCGGTCTGGCCGGGGCCTATCACCTGCGGCGCAGCGGTTTCGAGCCGGAGCGCGACTTCGTGGTCCTCGACCACGCCCCCGCGCCGGGCGGCGCCTGGCAGTTCCGCTGGCCGTCGCTGACCTACGGCAAGGTGCACGGAATGCACGCACTGCCGGGGATGGAACTGACGGGCGCTGATCCGTCCCGGCCGTCCTCGGAGGTGGTCGCCGAGTACTTCGACGCCTATGAGCGCGCGTTCGACCTGCGCGTGCGGCGACCGGTCGACGTGAAGGCCGTGCGGGAAGGCGTCGACGGGCGCCTGCTGGTCGAGACCTCCGACGGCACGTGGTCCACGCGGGCGCTGATCAACGCGACCGGCACCTGGGACCGGCCGTTCTGGCCGCGCTATCCGGGTCAGGAGACCTTCCGCGGACGGCAGCTCCACACCGCGCGGTACCCGGGTCCCGAGGCGTTCGCCGGACAGCGGGTGGTCGTGGTGGGCGGCGGCGCGTCCGGCACCCAGCACCTGCTGGAGATCGCGCCGTACGCGGACGCGACCACGTGGGTGACGCGGCGGCCGCCGGTCTTCCGCGAGGGACCGTTCGACGAGGGCGCGGGCCGTGCCGCCGTCGCGCTCGTGGAGGAGCGGGTGCGGCAGGGGCTGCCGCCGAAGAGCGTGGTCTCGGTGACCGGGCTGCCGCTGAACGACGCGATCCGCCAGGGGCTGGCCGACGGGGTGCTGGACCGGCTGCCCATGTTCGACCGGATCACCCCGGACGGTGTGGCGTGGGACGACGGCCGGCAGGTCGCAGCCGACGTGATCCTCTGGGCGACCGGTTTCCGGGCGGCGGTCGACCATCTCGCGCCGTTGCGGCTGCGGGAGCCGGGCGGCGGGATCCGGGTCGAGGGCACGCGCGCGGTCGCCGATCCACGCGTCCACCTCGTCGGCTACGGACCGTCGGCCAGCACCATCGGCGCCAACCGGGCCGGGCGCGCCGCCGTACGGGACATCCGGCGGCTGCTGGCTCAGGAGCCGGTCGCCGCCTGA
- a CDS encoding MarR family winged helix-turn-helix transcriptional regulator yields MTTPDSDGLLAEQLLRLTRRVHRIQKRHLQQSGLGVTPAQSRLLRTLAHCDAPPRMADLAARLEVVPRAVTTLVDGLEASGKVRRAPDPTNRRVIRIELTDDGRTALRELQGAKRSAAEEILDPLTDLERQVLSGLLDALVGVGDPAEPAHGAPPTGQTPGHPC; encoded by the coding sequence ATGACCACCCCCGATTCCGACGGCCTGCTCGCCGAGCAGCTGCTGCGGCTCACGCGTCGGGTGCACCGCATCCAGAAGCGCCATCTGCAGCAGAGCGGGCTCGGCGTCACCCCGGCCCAGTCCCGGCTGCTGCGCACCCTGGCGCACTGTGACGCGCCGCCGCGCATGGCCGACCTCGCCGCGCGGCTGGAGGTGGTGCCCCGGGCCGTCACGACACTGGTCGACGGGCTGGAGGCGAGCGGCAAGGTGCGGCGGGCGCCCGACCCCACCAACCGCCGGGTCATCAGGATCGAGCTCACCGACGACGGCCGCACGGCCCTTCGGGAGTTGCAGGGCGCGAAGAGATCCGCCGCGGAGGAGATCCTGGATCCGCTGACGGACCTCGAGCGCCAGGTCCTGAGCGGGCTGCTGGACGCTCTGGTGGGCGTGGGCGACCCCGCGGAACCGGCACACGGGGCGCCCCCCACGGGGCAAACCCCGGGTCACCCCTGCTGA
- the mltG gene encoding endolytic transglycosylase MltG — translation MQMNTPPRSTIRLTRRGRLVLIATGAVVAGTAVAVPLLSVETPQQKAAKAPPTLVIPEGWRASQVYEAVDKALALAPGTTGRALPGAGLKLPNDAAGNPEGYLFPATYPLDKKSTPRTLLTYMVDTANKRFNGAPVAAGAQRNALNVYQAVTVASLVQAEAATKADMGKVARVVYNRLERGMPLQMDSTINYALNRSTLKTTESDTRIESPYNSYQRMGLPPTPIDNPGEEAMRAAISPTPGDWLYFVTVRPGDTRFTSSFAEHQRNVAEFNRRQSPRATPQESPAKTPGSTSAAAR, via the coding sequence ATGCAGATGAACACTCCGCCACGGAGCACGATTCGACTGACGCGCCGGGGCCGTCTCGTCCTCATCGCGACCGGAGCCGTCGTGGCCGGCACCGCCGTGGCGGTGCCGCTGCTGAGCGTCGAGACGCCGCAGCAGAAGGCGGCCAAGGCGCCGCCGACCCTGGTGATCCCCGAGGGCTGGCGGGCGAGCCAGGTCTACGAGGCCGTGGACAAGGCGCTCGCCCTGGCCCCCGGCACCACCGGCAGGGCGCTGCCGGGGGCCGGTCTGAAGCTGCCGAACGACGCCGCGGGCAACCCCGAGGGCTATCTCTTCCCGGCGACCTATCCACTGGACAAGAAGTCGACGCCGCGGACGCTGCTCACGTACATGGTCGACACCGCGAACAAGAGGTTCAACGGAGCGCCCGTCGCGGCCGGCGCCCAGCGCAACGCCCTGAACGTCTATCAGGCGGTCACCGTCGCGAGCCTCGTCCAGGCCGAGGCCGCCACCAAGGCGGACATGGGCAAGGTGGCCCGGGTCGTGTACAACCGCCTCGAGCGCGGGATGCCGTTGCAGATGGACTCGACGATCAACTACGCGCTGAACCGTTCCACCCTCAAGACGACCGAGAGCGACACCCGCATCGAGAGCCCCTACAACTCCTACCAGCGCATGGGTCTGCCGCCGACGCCGATCGACAACCCCGGCGAGGAGGCGATGCGCGCCGCCATCAGCCCGACCCCGGGCGACTGGCTGTACTTCGTCACGGTCAGGCCCGGCGACACGCGCTTCACTTCGAGCTTCGCGGAGCACCAGCGCAACGTCGCCGAGTTCAACCGCCGCCAGAGCCCTCGTGCGACGCCGCAGGAGAGCCCTGCGAAGACCCCGGGGAGCACTTCGGCGGCGGCGCGATGA
- a CDS encoding ABC transporter ATP-binding protein gives MPRDHIDWTPSPGAAPDQPRQVRRILRLFKPYRARLAVVGLLVAASSLVAVATPFLLKETLDVAIPEGRTGLLSLLALGMIFSALLSGVFGVLQTLISTTVGQRVMHDLRTAVYGRLQRMSLAFFTRTRTGEVQSRIANDIGGMQATVTSTATSLVSNFTSVVATIIAMVALDWRLTVVSLVLLPVFVWISRRVGNERKKITTQRQKQMAAMAATVTESLSVSGILLGRTMGRADSLTRSFAAESEQLVDLEVRSNMAGRWRMAVIGIVMSAMPAVIYWTAGMTLQVGGPDVSLGTVVAFVSLQQGLFRPAVSLLSTGVQIQTSLALFQRIFEYLDLPVDITEREEPVHLDHVKGEIRFEDVTFRYEGKGEPVLDGVDVTVPAGGSLAVVGPTGAGKSTLGYLVPRLYDVTGGRVTLDGVDVRDLDFDTLARAVGVVSQETYLFHATVGDNLRFAKPDATDEELYAAARAAQIHDHIAALPDGYDTVVGERGHRFSGGEKQRLAIARTILRDPPVLILDEATSALDTRTEHAVQKAIDALSANRTTLTIAHRLSTIRGADQIVVLDSGQVAERGTHEELSEQDGRYAALLRRDARLEPTR, from the coding sequence ATGCCCCGCGACCACATCGACTGGACCCCCTCGCCCGGCGCCGCGCCCGATCAGCCCCGGCAGGTGCGCCGCATCCTCAGACTCTTCAAGCCCTACCGCGCCCGCCTCGCGGTGGTCGGCCTTCTGGTCGCCGCCTCGTCGCTGGTCGCCGTGGCCACCCCGTTCCTGCTGAAGGAGACGCTCGACGTCGCCATCCCCGAGGGGCGCACCGGCCTGCTGAGCCTGCTCGCCCTCGGCATGATCTTCAGCGCCCTCCTCAGCGGAGTCTTCGGCGTCCTGCAGACGCTGATCTCCACCACGGTGGGCCAGCGCGTCATGCACGACCTGCGCACCGCCGTCTACGGGCGGCTGCAGCGCATGTCCCTCGCCTTCTTCACGCGTACGCGTACCGGCGAGGTGCAGTCCCGCATCGCCAACGACATCGGCGGCATGCAGGCCACCGTCACCTCGACCGCCACGTCCCTGGTCTCCAACTTCACCAGCGTGGTCGCCACGATCATCGCGATGGTCGCGCTCGACTGGCGGTTGACGGTCGTCTCGCTGGTCCTGCTGCCCGTCTTCGTGTGGATCAGCCGCCGCGTCGGCAACGAACGCAAGAAGATCACCACCCAACGTCAGAAGCAGATGGCCGCGATGGCCGCCACGGTCACCGAGTCGCTGTCGGTGAGCGGCATCCTGCTGGGTCGCACCATGGGCCGCGCCGACTCGCTCACCCGGTCCTTCGCGGCGGAGTCGGAGCAGCTCGTCGACCTCGAGGTGAGGTCGAACATGGCCGGCCGCTGGCGCATGGCCGTGATCGGGATCGTCATGTCCGCCATGCCGGCCGTCATCTACTGGACGGCCGGCATGACGCTCCAGGTCGGCGGCCCCGACGTGTCGCTGGGCACCGTCGTCGCCTTCGTCTCCCTCCAGCAGGGCCTGTTCCGTCCCGCGGTCAGCCTGTTGTCGACCGGCGTGCAGATCCAGACCTCCCTGGCGCTCTTCCAGCGCATCTTCGAGTACCTGGACCTGCCCGTGGACATCACCGAGCGCGAGGAGCCGGTCCATCTCGACCACGTCAAGGGCGAGATCCGCTTCGAGGACGTCACCTTCCGGTACGAGGGCAAGGGTGAGCCCGTCCTCGACGGCGTCGACGTCACGGTGCCGGCCGGCGGAAGCCTCGCCGTCGTCGGTCCGACCGGCGCCGGCAAGTCCACGCTCGGCTATCTGGTGCCGCGTCTGTACGACGTGACCGGAGGCCGGGTCACCCTCGACGGCGTCGACGTGCGCGACCTCGACTTCGACACGCTCGCCCGCGCGGTCGGCGTCGTCTCGCAGGAGACGTACCTCTTCCACGCGACGGTCGGCGACAACCTGCGCTTCGCCAAGCCGGACGCCACCGACGAGGAGCTGTACGCGGCGGCGCGAGCGGCGCAGATCCACGACCACATCGCGGCACTGCCCGACGGGTACGACACGGTCGTCGGCGAACGCGGTCACCGGTTCTCCGGCGGCGAGAAGCAGCGCCTGGCGATCGCCCGCACGATCCTGCGCGACCCGCCGGTGCTGATCCTCGACGAGGCGACCAGCGCTCTGGACACCCGCACGGAGCATGCGGTCCAGAAGGCCATCGACGCGCTCTCGGCCAACCGCACCACCCTGACCATCGCCCACCGTCTGTCCACCATTCGGGGCGCCGACCAGATCGTCGTCCTCGACTCCGGTCAGGTGGCCGAACGGGGCACGCACGAGGAGCTGTCGGAGCAGGACGGCCGGTACGCGGCCCTGCTGCGCCGAGACGCCCGACTGGAGCCGACAAGATGA
- a CDS encoding cation:dicarboxylate symporter family transporter, producing the protein MPPPVPSPSRRVARILRTSLFAQVACALVLGVVVGKLWPGVATDLQPLGDGFTRLIKTIISPLVFCVVVVGIAKAGDLKAFGRIGLKALIWFEVASTLALLIGLLAANVVRPGSGMNVDPATLDASAVDAKTGGGSLPTTTEFVVHSLPTSFVGAFAENSLLQVLVLACLVGAALLHLGHTKVPKVLPAIEQAQEIIFAIVGFVMRLAPIAVFGAMAVLIGNYGLGVIETYGKLIILCYAAAALFVTLLAVALRLVTGLSLWKFLRYIREELLLALGTASTESVMPRVMQKLRRAGAREDAVGLVLPTGYSFNLDGASLYLSIGTLFIAQAVGVDLSLSQQVTVILVLMLTSKGMAGIPGSAFLALSATASSLGAIPAGAVALLLGVDRIMDSMRVVTNLLGNCVAVFAVSRWEGALDVELAKKVLDGEAVVGAEEESAEPEATEGAASPADPVSPAPSASRSGSVSPEAAGGVPVAVVPPRLGKEPASENS; encoded by the coding sequence GTGCCGCCGCCCGTCCCGTCCCCGTCGCGACGCGTCGCACGCATACTGCGTACCTCACTCTTCGCGCAGGTCGCCTGCGCACTCGTGCTCGGCGTCGTCGTCGGGAAACTCTGGCCCGGTGTGGCCACGGACCTGCAGCCGCTCGGCGACGGCTTCACGCGGCTGATCAAGACGATCATCTCGCCCCTGGTGTTCTGCGTGGTCGTCGTCGGCATCGCCAAGGCCGGTGACCTCAAGGCGTTCGGCCGCATCGGGCTCAAGGCCCTGATCTGGTTCGAGGTCGCGAGCACGCTCGCCCTGCTGATCGGGCTGCTGGCCGCCAACGTCGTCCGGCCGGGCTCGGGGATGAACGTCGACCCGGCCACGCTCGACGCCTCGGCGGTGGACGCCAAGACGGGCGGCGGCTCGCTGCCCACGACCACCGAGTTCGTCGTGCACTCGCTGCCCACCAGCTTCGTCGGCGCCTTCGCGGAGAACTCCCTGCTCCAGGTGCTCGTCCTGGCCTGTCTGGTGGGTGCCGCGCTGCTGCATCTCGGCCACACCAAGGTGCCCAAGGTGCTGCCGGCCATCGAGCAGGCGCAGGAGATCATCTTCGCGATCGTCGGCTTCGTCATGCGGCTCGCGCCGATCGCCGTGTTCGGTGCGATGGCCGTCCTGATCGGCAACTACGGCCTCGGCGTGATCGAGACCTACGGCAAGCTGATCATCCTGTGCTACGCGGCCGCGGCGCTGTTCGTCACGCTGCTGGCGGTCGCCCTGCGCCTGGTCACGGGGCTGAGCCTGTGGAAGTTCCTGCGCTACATCCGCGAGGAACTGCTGCTCGCGCTCGGCACGGCCTCCACCGAGTCCGTCATGCCGCGCGTGATGCAGAAGCTGCGCAGGGCGGGCGCCCGCGAGGACGCCGTGGGCCTGGTGCTGCCGACGGGGTACTCCTTCAACCTCGACGGCGCGTCGCTGTACCTGTCCATCGGCACGCTGTTCATCGCGCAGGCCGTCGGCGTGGACCTCAGTCTGAGCCAGCAGGTCACCGTGATCCTGGTCCTGATGCTCACCAGCAAGGGCATGGCCGGCATCCCCGGGTCGGCCTTCCTCGCCCTGTCCGCGACCGCCTCCTCGCTGGGGGCCATCCCCGCCGGCGCCGTGGCCCTGCTGCTGGGGGTCGACCGCATCATGGACTCGATGCGTGTCGTGACCAACCTCCTCGGCAACTGTGTGGCGGTCTTCGCCGTCTCCCGCTGGGAGGGCGCGCTGGACGTGGAGCTGGCGAAGAAGGTCCTGGACGGCGAGGCCGTCGTCGGGGCCGAGGAGGAGTCGGCGGAGCCGGAAGCGACGGAGGGCGCCGCGAGCCCGGCAGACCCGGTGAGCCCGGCGCCATCGGCGAGCCGGTCGGGTTCCGTGAGTCCGGAGGCGGCCGGCGGCGTACCGGTCGCGGTCGTCCCGCCGCGGCTCGGCAAGGAGCCCGCCTCCGAGAACAGTTGA